In Acidimicrobiia bacterium, the sequence TCGAGGCCAAGCCCGGGTCCGGAGGAGTCGCCAGCACGCTGCGCCCCCTCCTGACCTCTGGCGCGGCGGGGCCCAACGCCACGTGGATCGCCGCCGCGCTCGATGACGATGACCGCGCCGCGTCGCGCGAGGGAGCCGCGGATGTACCCGGTATCGCGCTCCGACTGCTCGACCACGACCCCGACGTCCACCGGCTCTACTACGACGTCGTCTCGAACGGAACGCTGTGGTTCCTGCACCACGGCCTCTTCGATCTCGTGCGCCGGCCGCGCTTCGACCACCGATTCCGCGAGGCGTGGGCCGCCTACGAGCTGGTGAACCGCAGCTTCGCCGACGCGGTGGCCGAGCTCGCGGGCGACGGCGACACCGTGCTCGTGCAGGACTACCACCTGGCGCTGGTCGCAGAGATGGTGAACCGGCTGCGTCCCGACCTGCGCGTCGTGCATTTCACGCACACCGCGTTCTGTGGTCCGAACTCGATTCGAGTGCTCCCCGACGAGGTCGCGGCCTCACTGTGTCGTTCGATGGCATGCAGCGCCGCGGGCTTCCACTCCGTCCGCTGGGCGCGCGCCTACGAGGCATCCGCGCGCGAGGTGCTCGGGGATGAGGCGGAGCTTGGCCCGACGTTCGTGGCTCCCCTCGCGCCCGACCCCGATGAGCTCGCACGGGTCGCCGAGTCGCCAGAGGCGACGACGGCGGGCGCTGAGATCGACGACATCGTCGGGGACCGCCAGCTCGTGGTGCGCGTCGACCGCATCGATCCTTCGAAGAACATCGCTCGAGGCTTCGCGGCATATGACCTGTTGCTCACCGAGCATCGGGAATGGCGAGAACAGATCGTGTTCGTGGCTCGACTGACATCGTCGCGCCAGACACTGCCCGAGTATCTCGCATACACCAACGAGGTGGAGCAGGCAGCGGCGCGGGTCAACGAGCGGTGGGCGACCAAGGACTGGCAGCCCGTGGTGCTCGATACGACGGACGACTACCCGCGAACTGTCGCCGTGCTCAAACGATCCGACGTGCTGCTCGTGAATCCTCTGAAGGACGGACTCAATCTCGTGGCGATGGAAGGTCCCCTCGTGAACGATCGCAACGGCGTCGTGTGCTTGTCACGCGACGCCGGTGCTTGGGACCTGCTCGGTGAGTCGGCGTTGCCCATCCACCCGTTCGACTTGGAGCAGACGGCCAACACATTGCATCAAGCCCTGTCGATGCCCGCGAAGGAACGTTCGAGCCGCGCGGGTCGGTTGCGGGAGCTGACGGCGGCGCGCACCCCCCGAAACTGGCTCGACGACCAGCTCAAGGCTGCCGGCGCGCGCTGACCGCGTCGGCGAGCTCGGTCAAGAGCGCGGCCAACCCGGCCGGTCCGTCCACGATCACGTGGGCCAGCTCGAGCAGCTCGGGTGGCGCCTCGGTGGAACGCACCGCGATGCGCACGGCCTGTGGCGTGCGATCCACGTCGCCGAACTCCTGGGCGAAGGCGGCGAGATCGCCGGAGTCGTCTCCCGCGAACGCCTTGCTCTCATACCGGTATGCGAGCCCTTGGAACACCGTCCCCTTGTCGACGGGCACGGGCGGGCGTAGCTCGCAGGCCTTGCGGCCGGGCTGCATCGCGAGACCGTGTTCGACGGCCAGCGCTGAGAGGTCGTCGGGATCGGGCTCATCGTTCGGTGCAGTGCGCCAATGGACGGTGAACGCGATCTCGCCCTTGCGCTCGATCCGGAGCGCCGGCCATCGCTCCTCGGCCTGCGCGGCTGCTCGGGCGACGGCACCCACGTACTCGACGGCACGCGGATCGAGCTCGACGCGACCGTCGACAAGGCGTTCCAATCCGTACTGACCGATGAGCACGACGTCGTCGATCGGGATCTTTTCGCGGAGAAACTCGACCGGGCGGCCACTCACCACCGCGACGAGACCAAGGTGTTCGGAAAGCGTTCGAAGCGCGCTGAGCGATTCAGGAAGTGGCGCGGCGGTGGCGGGATCGTTGACGATCGGCGCGAGCGTGCCGTCGAAGTCAGAGACGAACGCACTGGTGCGCTGTTCGAGTGGTCGAGCGAAGTACTCGAGGCGTGCGGGCAGCGTCACGCCGCAGGGTTACTTGCCGACGACGACGATGCAGTTGACGAACTCAGCACCGGCGGGCGGCGCCGCGGGGAACTCGACGATCGTGGAGTTGGCCACCACCGTCAAGAGCTGCTCCGCTTCCTTCTCGTAGCCCGCTAGGCACGCGACCGTGGAGCCGGTCTGCTCCTGGGCCGCGTTCTCGACCGTCGGGGTCTGGTAGCCGAGACCACGGAGCTTGTTTGCCTGCACTCCCGCTGCCTGGCTCACGCCGGAGGCGTTGTACACCGCCACGATGACTTCCTGCGGGACGCGAGCGTCGCTGCCCGTCGTCGTGGTGACCTTGCCGTTGCCGTTGCCCGATGCGCTCCCCGGGAGGGGCGAACCCTCCTCGACGACCTGGAGCAGGACGATCCCGATCACCACGGCGACACCGATGAGGATCCCGCCCCGCGCCGCGGTGCGGAGCAGACGATCGCTCGCGGAACGCCCCCGTGCGTGCGCGATTGACGTCATCGCGCTCTCGGATCGGCGCGAGGACCTTCGTACCGGGCACGCCGGCGGAGGTCTCGGTATCGGCGGATGCGCTTCACAGTCAAGGCGTCGTAGGCGAGCGCAAGTGGATGTTCGATCAGCTCGCCGAGACGCCGATAGTAGCGAGTCGTCGACATGTTCAACCGCGCGCGGATGTTTTGCTCCTTGGCGCCGGGCAGTTGCCACCAGGAGCGTTCGAAATCGAGGATGGCGCGATCACGCGCCGAGAGTTCCACCGGGGGCCGAGTATGGCCGCCATGCTGTGCGAGTCCGTGGATATCCACGCGAACCGCCCAGGACTACGATTCGGCGCCACGCGAACCAGGGGGACGGATGAGCAGCGGCTACGACCGGGGTGTGTACCTCATGTACC encodes:
- the otsB gene encoding trehalose-phosphatase produces the protein MTLPARLEYFARPLEQRTSAFVSDFDGTLAPIVNDPATAAPLPESLSALRTLSEHLGLVAVVSGRPVEFLREKIPIDDVVLIGQYGLERLVDGRVELDPRAVEYVGAVARAAAQAEERWPALRIERKGEIAFTVHWRTAPNDEPDPDDLSALAVEHGLAMQPGRKACELRPPVPVDKGTVFQGLAYRYESKAFAGDDSGDLAAFAQEFGDVDRTPQAVRIAVRSTEAPPELLELAHVIVDGPAGLAALLTELADAVSARRQP
- a CDS encoding trehalose-6-phosphate synthase — its product is MTVVVSNRGPFQFARTSDGGFEAKPGSGGVASTLRPLLTSGAAGPNATWIAAALDDDDRAASREGAADVPGIALRLLDHDPDVHRLYYDVVSNGTLWFLHHGLFDLVRRPRFDHRFREAWAAYELVNRSFADAVAELAGDGDTVLVQDYHLALVAEMVNRLRPDLRVVHFTHTAFCGPNSIRVLPDEVAASLCRSMACSAAGFHSVRWARAYEASAREVLGDEAELGPTFVAPLAPDPDELARVAESPEATTAGAEIDDIVGDRQLVVRVDRIDPSKNIARGFAAYDLLLTEHREWREQIVFVARLTSSRQTLPEYLAYTNEVEQAAARVNERWATKDWQPVVLDTTDDYPRTVAVLKRSDVLLVNPLKDGLNLVAMEGPLVNDRNGVVCLSRDAGAWDLLGESALPIHPFDLEQTANTLHQALSMPAKERSSRAGRLRELTAARTPRNWLDDQLKAAGAR
- a CDS encoding DUF3263 domain-containing protein, with product MDIHGLAQHGGHTRPPVELSARDRAILDFERSWWQLPGAKEQNIRARLNMSTTRYYRRLGELIEHPLALAYDALTVKRIRRYRDLRRRARYEGPRADPRAR
- a CDS encoding LytR C-terminal domain-containing protein, translated to MTSIAHARGRSASDRLLRTAARGGILIGVAVVIGIVLLQVVEEGSPLPGSASGNGNGKVTTTTGSDARVPQEVIVAVYNASGVSQAAGVQANKLRGLGYQTPTVENAAQEQTGSTVACLAGYEKEAEQLLTVVANSTIVEFPAAPPAGAEFVNCIVVVGK